The Leptospira hartskeerlii genome contains a region encoding:
- a CDS encoding methyl-accepting chemotaxis protein yields MKNINKEISVFSARFLFLTEGLGYLIGTPFAIVFLVHFMDLDLRGADSLWFVMGVIFVLGLITSTLSSFYKLKPLRKYSKQFAEGAVTRETVIGAQKAVFRLPVLHALDILVRIWIGGGIFVVALGIFLPISKTDYSILLGLIVFGGLWSAIYFYLVTDWLKDDLTRTDLFGSISLESLVKLNLTKTLTLIFFSIVLVLAIGVSLVVYKLNYESLKNAYTNQMLNVAHTLDLLTQGIYEDTEDEADLIIRNKTLGSLVSQKNWKEAENFLSNFLGSSQRFEGIAVWKEAGDWFSHSVGTGTLASSTIVPLTSSFQLPGAEEIRNTNKEKAFFFSEPSKSTQNGSPVILYIREFELNDGSKAFLVFSVRIGDLTNNIVQSIKIGKTGYPGLLTAKMTFLNHISENMRLKKMEDLPFAKSFENAPDGVPIKYVMDGAYKSMVVHTNKKYGFRSFVTIVNEEVSKEAISTIFYMLAISFSGLFVIGFIIYFILSKSLKPLRDSQNLIEKMSEGDLTHKLTVLSKDEIGEMAISINEFNRKVKGVLHKIFDASHSLANSSEEMSGTLKTISDNAQSQAAASEEISASIEEISAGMDAISYRTKEQVTLLNSLDSEMFEFSSSIQATSENLENTLSHVKEITDEARRGGKSLELTDQSIRKISQSSDQITGVIEIITTISEQIHLLALNAAIEAARAGAAGKGFAVVADEISKLADKTSDSMKEIENIIQANETEIGIGVSNIRDTVSVIGGIIQRIETIYIRMNEVSSVMGEQLVRNKIVNKKGQEVKERSEGIQTAIQEQKLAIEEISKTISSINDLTQSNASSTEELSSGSVGLAHLSEDLKNQADYFHF; encoded by the coding sequence ATGAAAAACATAAACAAAGAAATTTCCGTATTCTCCGCAAGATTTCTGTTCTTAACAGAAGGTTTAGGTTATCTGATCGGAACTCCATTTGCGATCGTATTTCTGGTCCATTTTATGGATTTGGATCTAAGAGGAGCTGATTCTCTTTGGTTCGTCATGGGGGTGATCTTCGTTCTAGGACTCATCACCAGTACACTTTCTTCTTTTTATAAATTAAAACCGTTACGAAAATATTCCAAACAATTTGCAGAAGGTGCAGTAACTAGAGAAACTGTGATCGGCGCCCAAAAGGCAGTCTTCCGTCTTCCTGTTCTACACGCATTGGACATACTGGTACGGATCTGGATAGGGGGCGGGATCTTCGTAGTTGCTCTCGGGATCTTTTTGCCTATCAGCAAAACTGATTATTCTATCCTACTAGGGCTGATCGTATTCGGAGGACTTTGGAGTGCCATTTATTTTTACCTAGTCACTGATTGGCTAAAGGACGATCTGACTAGAACGGACCTATTCGGTTCCATTTCATTGGAATCCTTAGTTAAGCTCAATCTTACTAAAACCCTAACATTGATCTTCTTTTCTATCGTTTTGGTCCTAGCGATAGGCGTTTCTTTAGTAGTTTACAAACTCAATTACGAATCTTTAAAGAATGCTTATACAAACCAAATGTTAAATGTGGCCCATACATTAGACCTACTTACCCAAGGTATCTATGAGGACACGGAAGACGAAGCTGACCTCATCATTCGGAACAAAACCCTTGGATCCCTAGTCTCTCAAAAAAATTGGAAAGAGGCGGAGAATTTTCTAAGTAACTTTTTAGGATCCAGCCAAAGATTTGAAGGGATAGCAGTCTGGAAAGAAGCCGGAGATTGGTTTTCTCATTCTGTAGGAACAGGAACATTAGCAAGTAGTACTATTGTGCCATTAACTTCCTCATTCCAACTTCCCGGAGCGGAAGAAATACGAAATACAAACAAAGAAAAGGCATTCTTTTTTAGCGAACCTTCTAAATCTACTCAAAACGGTTCTCCGGTCATTTTGTATATTAGAGAATTTGAATTAAACGACGGCTCTAAGGCATTTTTGGTGTTCTCTGTTCGGATAGGAGATCTAACCAATAATATCGTTCAATCTATTAAGATCGGCAAAACAGGTTATCCTGGACTTCTCACAGCTAAGATGACCTTTCTAAATCATATCAGCGAAAATATGAGACTGAAAAAAATGGAAGATCTCCCGTTTGCAAAATCATTCGAGAATGCACCGGACGGAGTACCGATCAAATACGTAATGGACGGCGCATATAAATCCATGGTAGTTCATACGAATAAAAAATATGGATTTAGATCTTTTGTGACCATCGTAAACGAAGAAGTTTCCAAAGAAGCAATCTCTACGATATTCTATATGTTAGCTATTTCCTTTAGCGGATTGTTTGTGATCGGATTTATCATTTATTTCATTCTATCCAAAAGTTTAAAACCTTTAAGAGATAGCCAAAACCTGATCGAAAAAATGTCGGAAGGAGATCTTACCCATAAGCTAACCGTTCTTTCCAAAGATGAGATCGGAGAGATGGCGATCAGTATCAATGAGTTCAATCGTAAGGTAAAAGGTGTTCTTCATAAAATTTTTGATGCATCTCATAGTCTTGCAAATTCTTCCGAAGAAATGTCAGGAACTTTAAAAACAATCTCCGATAATGCGCAAAGCCAAGCTGCTGCCTCCGAAGAAATTTCCGCTTCTATCGAGGAGATCTCGGCAGGAATGGATGCGATCTCCTATAGAACAAAAGAACAAGTCACTCTTTTAAACTCTCTGGATTCAGAGATGTTCGAATTTTCTTCTTCTATCCAAGCCACTTCTGAAAATCTGGAAAATACTCTTTCTCATGTAAAAGAGATCACGGATGAAGCGAGAAGAGGAGGAAAGTCTTTGGAATTAACGGACCAAAGTATCCGTAAAATTTCCCAGAGCTCGGACCAGATCACGGGTGTGATCGAGATCATCACGACCATCTCGGAACAGATCCATCTTCTCGCGTTGAATGCAGCCATCGAAGCCGCAAGAGCGGGAGCAGCGGGAAAAGGATTTGCAGTAGTCGCAGACGAAATTTCCAAACTCGCGGACAAAACTTCCGATAGTATGAAGGAAATAGAAAACATTATCCAAGCTAACGAAACCGAAATTGGTATCGGAGTCAGCAATATCCGGGACACGGTAAGTGTGATCGGAGGGATCATCCAGAGAATCGAGACAATCTATATCCGGATGAACGAGGTATCTTCCGTGATGGGAGAGCAACTGGTCCGAAATAAGATCGTTAACAAAAAAGGCCAGGAAGTGAAGGAAAGATCGGAAGGTATCCAAACCGCGATCCAGGAGCAGAAGCTGGCGATCGAAGAAATTTCAAAAACAATTTCAAGCATAAACGACCTGACCCAATCTAACGCTTCTTCCACAGAAGAATTGAGTTCCGGTTCAGTGGGACTTGCCCATTTGTCCGAGGATCTGAAAAACCAAGCTGACTATTTCCATTTTTGA